One stretch of Chelonia mydas isolate rCheMyd1 chromosome 21, rCheMyd1.pri.v2, whole genome shotgun sequence DNA includes these proteins:
- the TCP11 gene encoding T-complex protein 11 homolog isoform X3 encodes MPNPGEKAPPSDCSDPEGMPCRPRRARQAQESHDGDVPSLCPPRLPTSSPPQVLSMAELLETAQEVSRMTIAHEIVVNRDFKLQEVNFSPNSLESRVKETLHKAFWDSLKEQLSASPPDYTHVIQLLREIKETILSLLLPRHSRLRNQIEEALDMELIRQEAEHGALDIPNLTTYILGTMAMLCAPVRDEEVQRLQGVRNPVQLLREIVRVLDLMKMDMVNFTIQSLRPHLQDHSVQYEQKKFQELLAKLPNSLDHTTEWLHKAAAEVSASSLSSPSHPEVHGSPVPLSLGAVSRSSATPSPMSVLNQGYMNLLHWEPGTEKYPETLLMDQARLQEVQLQVNQLTIIAAVLLVSSSVCGSALFSSPGFVDRLKRVTKALLEGLPHTRPDKEHCRGGQCSAERNCAQNSRSLPKGLAPIEEELLEVGHRFGSMIHHNRQVYGPYYLGILKKVLPEPEAGIDSF; translated from the exons ATGCCTAACCCCGGAGAGAAGGCACCCCCCAGCGACTGCAGTGACCCAGAGGGCATGCCCTGTAGGCCCAGGAGAGCGAGGCAGGCCCAGGAGAGCCATGATGGGGATGTGCCCAGCCTCTGCCCACCACGGCTGCCAACGT CCAGCCCTCCACAAGTTCTTTCCATGGCAGAACTACTAGAAACAGCACAAGAGGTTTCCAGAATGACCATTGCACATGAGATTGTGGTGAACCGTGACTTCAAATTGCAAGAGGTCAACTTCTCACCAAACAG ccTGGAAAGCCGAGTGAAGGAGACATTGCACAAAGCTTTCTGGGACAGTCTGAAAGAACAGCTCTCTGCTAGTCCACCAGACTACACGCATGTGATCCAACTGCTACGGGAAATTAAAGAG ACCATACTGTCGCTGTTGCTACCACGGCACAGCCGACTGCGGAACCAGATTGAAGAAGCCCTGGATATGGAGCTGATCAGACAGGAGGCTGAGCATGGGGCTCTGGACATCCCCAATCTCACCACGTACATTCTAGGTACAATGGCGATGCTGTGTGCACCTGTCCGAGATGAGGAAGTGCAGAGACTACAGGGTGTGAGAAACCCAGTTCAGCTGCTCAG GGAGATTGTCCGGGTGCTAGACCTGATGAAAATGGACATGGTGAATTTTACCATCCAGAGCCTCCGGCCCCACCTGCAGGATCACTCTGTCCAATATGAGCAGAAGAAATTCCAGGAGCTCCTTGCCAAGCTGCCCA ACAGCCTGGATCATACAACTGAGTGGTtacacaaagcagcagcagaagtctcTGCATCTTCTCTGTCATccccatcccatcctgaggtCCATGGATCACCCGTTCCACTTTCACTGGGGGCTGTCAGCAGGAGCTCAGCTACACCAAGTCCCATGTCTGTGTTAAACCAGGGATACATGAATCTACTCCACTGGGAGCCAGGCACAGAGAAATACCCTGAG ACTCTGTTGATGGACCAAGCCCGGCTGCAGGAGGTACAGTTGCAAGTGAATCAGCTAACAATCATAGCTGCAGTCCTGCTGGTGTCCAGCAGTGTGTGTGGAAGTGCCTTGTTCAGCTCGCCTGGGTTTGTAGATAGGCTGAAACGGGTAACAAAGGCCCTCTTGGAAGGGCTCCCTCACACAAG GCCAGATAAGGAGCATTGCAGAGGAGGACAATGCAGTGCGGAGCGTAATTG TGCCCAGAACTCTCGCAGTCTCCCAAAAGGCCTTGCTCCAATTGAGGAAGAACTGCTGGAAGTTGGCCACAGGTTTGGCAGCATGATTCATCACAACAGGCAGGTGTATGGACCCTACTACCTGGGAATTCTAAAAAAagttctcccagagccagaagcAGGAATAGATTCTTTCTAA
- the TCP11 gene encoding T-complex protein 11 homolog isoform X4, translating into MPNPGEKAPPSDCSDPEGMPCRPRRARQAQESHDGDVPSLCPPRLPTSSPPQVLSMAELLETAQEVSRMTIAHEIVVNRDFKLQEVNFSPNSLESRVKETLHKAFWDSLKEQLSASPPDYTHVIQLLREIKETILSLLLPRHSRLRNQIEEALDMELIRQEAEHGALDIPNLTTYILGTMAMLCAPVRDEEVQRLQGVRNPVQLLREIVRVLDLMKMDMVNFTIQSLRPHLQDHSVQYEQKKFQELLAKLPNSLDHTTEWLHKAAAEVSASSLSSPSHPEVHGSPVPLSLGAVSRSSATPSPMSVLNQGYMNLLHWEPGTEKYPETLLMDQARLQEVQLQVNQLTIIAAVLLVSSSVCGSALFSSPGFVDRLKRVTKALLEGLPHTRFQEALLDISNHVHQEVTECLLQLGYPAFTDDKSASLKGQIRSIAEEDNAVRSVIELSLCC; encoded by the exons ATGCCTAACCCCGGAGAGAAGGCACCCCCCAGCGACTGCAGTGACCCAGAGGGCATGCCCTGTAGGCCCAGGAGAGCGAGGCAGGCCCAGGAGAGCCATGATGGGGATGTGCCCAGCCTCTGCCCACCACGGCTGCCAACGT CCAGCCCTCCACAAGTTCTTTCCATGGCAGAACTACTAGAAACAGCACAAGAGGTTTCCAGAATGACCATTGCACATGAGATTGTGGTGAACCGTGACTTCAAATTGCAAGAGGTCAACTTCTCACCAAACAG ccTGGAAAGCCGAGTGAAGGAGACATTGCACAAAGCTTTCTGGGACAGTCTGAAAGAACAGCTCTCTGCTAGTCCACCAGACTACACGCATGTGATCCAACTGCTACGGGAAATTAAAGAG ACCATACTGTCGCTGTTGCTACCACGGCACAGCCGACTGCGGAACCAGATTGAAGAAGCCCTGGATATGGAGCTGATCAGACAGGAGGCTGAGCATGGGGCTCTGGACATCCCCAATCTCACCACGTACATTCTAGGTACAATGGCGATGCTGTGTGCACCTGTCCGAGATGAGGAAGTGCAGAGACTACAGGGTGTGAGAAACCCAGTTCAGCTGCTCAG GGAGATTGTCCGGGTGCTAGACCTGATGAAAATGGACATGGTGAATTTTACCATCCAGAGCCTCCGGCCCCACCTGCAGGATCACTCTGTCCAATATGAGCAGAAGAAATTCCAGGAGCTCCTTGCCAAGCTGCCCA ACAGCCTGGATCATACAACTGAGTGGTtacacaaagcagcagcagaagtctcTGCATCTTCTCTGTCATccccatcccatcctgaggtCCATGGATCACCCGTTCCACTTTCACTGGGGGCTGTCAGCAGGAGCTCAGCTACACCAAGTCCCATGTCTGTGTTAAACCAGGGATACATGAATCTACTCCACTGGGAGCCAGGCACAGAGAAATACCCTGAG ACTCTGTTGATGGACCAAGCCCGGCTGCAGGAGGTACAGTTGCAAGTGAATCAGCTAACAATCATAGCTGCAGTCCTGCTGGTGTCCAGCAGTGTGTGTGGAAGTGCCTTGTTCAGCTCGCCTGGGTTTGTAGATAGGCTGAAACGGGTAACAAAGGCCCTCTTGGAAGGGCTCCCTCACACAAG GTTTCAAGAAGCTTTGCTGGACATCAGCAATCATGTGCACCAGGAAGTTACTGAGTGTCTCTTGCAACTGGGTTACCCTGCTTTCACAGATGACAAATCTGCTTCCCTTAAAGGCCAGATAAGGAGCATTGCAGAGGAGGACAATGCAGTGCGGAGCGTAATTG AGctgtctctgtgctgctga
- the TCP11 gene encoding T-complex protein 11 homolog isoform X1, whose product MPNPGEKAPPSDCSDPEGMPCRPRRARQAQESHDGDVPSLCPPRLPTSSPPQVLSMAELLETAQEVSRMTIAHEIVVNRDFKLQEVNFSPNSLESRVKETLHKAFWDSLKEQLSASPPDYTHVIQLLREIKETILSLLLPRHSRLRNQIEEALDMELIRQEAEHGALDIPNLTTYILGTMAMLCAPVRDEEVQRLQGVRNPVQLLREIVRVLDLMKMDMVNFTIQSLRPHLQDHSVQYEQKKFQELLAKLPNSLDHTTEWLHKAAAEVSASSLSSPSHPEVHGSPVPLSLGAVSRSSATPSPMSVLNQGYMNLLHWEPGTEKYPETLLMDQARLQEVQLQVNQLTIIAAVLLVSSSVCGSALFSSPGFVDRLKRVTKALLEGLPHTRFQEALLDISNHVHQEVTECLLQLGYPAFTDDKSASLKGQIRSIAEEDNAVRSVIEQRIHSFLNLHLSPSAQNSRSLPKGLAPIEEELLEVGHRFGSMIHHNRQVYGPYYLGILKKVLPEPEAGIDSF is encoded by the exons ATGCCTAACCCCGGAGAGAAGGCACCCCCCAGCGACTGCAGTGACCCAGAGGGCATGCCCTGTAGGCCCAGGAGAGCGAGGCAGGCCCAGGAGAGCCATGATGGGGATGTGCCCAGCCTCTGCCCACCACGGCTGCCAACGT CCAGCCCTCCACAAGTTCTTTCCATGGCAGAACTACTAGAAACAGCACAAGAGGTTTCCAGAATGACCATTGCACATGAGATTGTGGTGAACCGTGACTTCAAATTGCAAGAGGTCAACTTCTCACCAAACAG ccTGGAAAGCCGAGTGAAGGAGACATTGCACAAAGCTTTCTGGGACAGTCTGAAAGAACAGCTCTCTGCTAGTCCACCAGACTACACGCATGTGATCCAACTGCTACGGGAAATTAAAGAG ACCATACTGTCGCTGTTGCTACCACGGCACAGCCGACTGCGGAACCAGATTGAAGAAGCCCTGGATATGGAGCTGATCAGACAGGAGGCTGAGCATGGGGCTCTGGACATCCCCAATCTCACCACGTACATTCTAGGTACAATGGCGATGCTGTGTGCACCTGTCCGAGATGAGGAAGTGCAGAGACTACAGGGTGTGAGAAACCCAGTTCAGCTGCTCAG GGAGATTGTCCGGGTGCTAGACCTGATGAAAATGGACATGGTGAATTTTACCATCCAGAGCCTCCGGCCCCACCTGCAGGATCACTCTGTCCAATATGAGCAGAAGAAATTCCAGGAGCTCCTTGCCAAGCTGCCCA ACAGCCTGGATCATACAACTGAGTGGTtacacaaagcagcagcagaagtctcTGCATCTTCTCTGTCATccccatcccatcctgaggtCCATGGATCACCCGTTCCACTTTCACTGGGGGCTGTCAGCAGGAGCTCAGCTACACCAAGTCCCATGTCTGTGTTAAACCAGGGATACATGAATCTACTCCACTGGGAGCCAGGCACAGAGAAATACCCTGAG ACTCTGTTGATGGACCAAGCCCGGCTGCAGGAGGTACAGTTGCAAGTGAATCAGCTAACAATCATAGCTGCAGTCCTGCTGGTGTCCAGCAGTGTGTGTGGAAGTGCCTTGTTCAGCTCGCCTGGGTTTGTAGATAGGCTGAAACGGGTAACAAAGGCCCTCTTGGAAGGGCTCCCTCACACAAG GTTTCAAGAAGCTTTGCTGGACATCAGCAATCATGTGCACCAGGAAGTTACTGAGTGTCTCTTGCAACTGGGTTACCCTGCTTTCACAGATGACAAATCTGCTTCCCTTAAAGGCCAGATAAGGAGCATTGCAGAGGAGGACAATGCAGTGCGGAGCGTAATTG AGCAGCGGATTCATTCATTTCTCAACCTTCATCTGTCTCCTAGTGCCCAGAACTCTCGCAGTCTCCCAAAAGGCCTTGCTCCAATTGAGGAAGAACTGCTGGAAGTTGGCCACAGGTTTGGCAGCATGATTCATCACAACAGGCAGGTGTATGGACCCTACTACCTGGGAATTCTAAAAAAagttctcccagagccagaagcAGGAATAGATTCTTTCTAA
- the TCP11 gene encoding T-complex protein 11 homolog isoform X8, whose product MPNPGEKAPPSDCSDPEGMPCRPRRARQAQESHDGDVPSLCPPRLPTSSPPQVLSMAELLETAQEVSRMTIAHEIVVNRDFKLQEVNFSPNSLESRVKETLHKAFWDSLKEQLSASPPDYTHVIQLLREIKETILSLLLPRHSRLRNQIEEALDMELIRQEAEHGALDIPNLTTYILGTMAMLCAPVRDEEVQRLQGVRNPVQLLREIVRVLDLMKMDMVNFTIQSLRPHLQDHSVQYEQKKFQELLAKLPNSLDHTTEWLHKAAAEVSASSLSSPSHPEVHGSPVPLSLGAVSRSSATPSPMSVLNQGYMNLLHWEPGTEKYPETLLMDQARLQEMTNLLPLKAR is encoded by the exons ATGCCTAACCCCGGAGAGAAGGCACCCCCCAGCGACTGCAGTGACCCAGAGGGCATGCCCTGTAGGCCCAGGAGAGCGAGGCAGGCCCAGGAGAGCCATGATGGGGATGTGCCCAGCCTCTGCCCACCACGGCTGCCAACGT CCAGCCCTCCACAAGTTCTTTCCATGGCAGAACTACTAGAAACAGCACAAGAGGTTTCCAGAATGACCATTGCACATGAGATTGTGGTGAACCGTGACTTCAAATTGCAAGAGGTCAACTTCTCACCAAACAG ccTGGAAAGCCGAGTGAAGGAGACATTGCACAAAGCTTTCTGGGACAGTCTGAAAGAACAGCTCTCTGCTAGTCCACCAGACTACACGCATGTGATCCAACTGCTACGGGAAATTAAAGAG ACCATACTGTCGCTGTTGCTACCACGGCACAGCCGACTGCGGAACCAGATTGAAGAAGCCCTGGATATGGAGCTGATCAGACAGGAGGCTGAGCATGGGGCTCTGGACATCCCCAATCTCACCACGTACATTCTAGGTACAATGGCGATGCTGTGTGCACCTGTCCGAGATGAGGAAGTGCAGAGACTACAGGGTGTGAGAAACCCAGTTCAGCTGCTCAG GGAGATTGTCCGGGTGCTAGACCTGATGAAAATGGACATGGTGAATTTTACCATCCAGAGCCTCCGGCCCCACCTGCAGGATCACTCTGTCCAATATGAGCAGAAGAAATTCCAGGAGCTCCTTGCCAAGCTGCCCA ACAGCCTGGATCATACAACTGAGTGGTtacacaaagcagcagcagaagtctcTGCATCTTCTCTGTCATccccatcccatcctgaggtCCATGGATCACCCGTTCCACTTTCACTGGGGGCTGTCAGCAGGAGCTCAGCTACACCAAGTCCCATGTCTGTGTTAAACCAGGGATACATGAATCTACTCCACTGGGAGCCAGGCACAGAGAAATACCCTGAG ACTCTGTTGATGGACCAAGCCCGGCTGCAGGAG ATGACAAATCTGCTTCCCTTAAAGGCCAGATAA
- the TCP11 gene encoding T-complex protein 11 homolog isoform X9, with protein sequence MPNPGEKAPPSDCSDPEGMPCRPRRARQAQESHDGDVPSLCPPRLPTSSPPQVLSMAELLETAQEVSRMTIAHEIVVNRDFKLQEVNFSPNSLESRVKETLHKAFWDSLKEQLSASPPDYTHVIQLLREIKETILSLLLPRHSRLRNQIEEALDMELIRQEAEHGALDIPNLTTYILGTMAMLCAPVRDEEVQRLQGVRNPVQLLREIVRVLDLMKMDMVNFTIQSLRPHLQDHSVQYEQKKFQELLAKLPNSLDHTTEWLHKAAAEVSASSLSSPSHPEVHGSPVPLSLGAVSRSSATPSPMSVLNQGYMNLLHWEPGTEKYPETLLMDQARLQEAR encoded by the exons ATGCCTAACCCCGGAGAGAAGGCACCCCCCAGCGACTGCAGTGACCCAGAGGGCATGCCCTGTAGGCCCAGGAGAGCGAGGCAGGCCCAGGAGAGCCATGATGGGGATGTGCCCAGCCTCTGCCCACCACGGCTGCCAACGT CCAGCCCTCCACAAGTTCTTTCCATGGCAGAACTACTAGAAACAGCACAAGAGGTTTCCAGAATGACCATTGCACATGAGATTGTGGTGAACCGTGACTTCAAATTGCAAGAGGTCAACTTCTCACCAAACAG ccTGGAAAGCCGAGTGAAGGAGACATTGCACAAAGCTTTCTGGGACAGTCTGAAAGAACAGCTCTCTGCTAGTCCACCAGACTACACGCATGTGATCCAACTGCTACGGGAAATTAAAGAG ACCATACTGTCGCTGTTGCTACCACGGCACAGCCGACTGCGGAACCAGATTGAAGAAGCCCTGGATATGGAGCTGATCAGACAGGAGGCTGAGCATGGGGCTCTGGACATCCCCAATCTCACCACGTACATTCTAGGTACAATGGCGATGCTGTGTGCACCTGTCCGAGATGAGGAAGTGCAGAGACTACAGGGTGTGAGAAACCCAGTTCAGCTGCTCAG GGAGATTGTCCGGGTGCTAGACCTGATGAAAATGGACATGGTGAATTTTACCATCCAGAGCCTCCGGCCCCACCTGCAGGATCACTCTGTCCAATATGAGCAGAAGAAATTCCAGGAGCTCCTTGCCAAGCTGCCCA ACAGCCTGGATCATACAACTGAGTGGTtacacaaagcagcagcagaagtctcTGCATCTTCTCTGTCATccccatcccatcctgaggtCCATGGATCACCCGTTCCACTTTCACTGGGGGCTGTCAGCAGGAGCTCAGCTACACCAAGTCCCATGTCTGTGTTAAACCAGGGATACATGAATCTACTCCACTGGGAGCCAGGCACAGAGAAATACCCTGAG ACTCTGTTGATGGACCAAGCCCGGCTGCAGGAG GCCAGATAA
- the TCP11 gene encoding T-complex protein 11 homolog isoform X5 translates to MPNPGEKAPPSDCSDPEGMPCRPRRARQAQESHDGDVPSLCPPRLPTSSPPQVLSMAELLETAQEVSRMTIAHEIVVNRDFKLQEVNFSPNSLESRVKETLHKAFWDSLKEQLSASPPDYTHVIQLLREIKETILSLLLPRHSRLRNQIEEALDMELIRQEAEHGALDIPNLTTYILGTMAMLCAPVRDEEVQRLQGVRNPVQLLREIVRVLDLMKMDMVNFTIQSLRPHLQDHSVQYEQKKFQELLAKLPNSLDHTTEWLHKAAAEVSASSLSSPSHPEVHGSPVPLSLGAVSRSSATPSPMSVLNQGYMNLLHWEPGTEKYPETLLMDQARLQEVQLQVNQLTIIAAVLLVSSSVCGSALFSSPGFVDRLKRVTKALLEGLPHTRPDKEHCRGGQCSAERN, encoded by the exons ATGCCTAACCCCGGAGAGAAGGCACCCCCCAGCGACTGCAGTGACCCAGAGGGCATGCCCTGTAGGCCCAGGAGAGCGAGGCAGGCCCAGGAGAGCCATGATGGGGATGTGCCCAGCCTCTGCCCACCACGGCTGCCAACGT CCAGCCCTCCACAAGTTCTTTCCATGGCAGAACTACTAGAAACAGCACAAGAGGTTTCCAGAATGACCATTGCACATGAGATTGTGGTGAACCGTGACTTCAAATTGCAAGAGGTCAACTTCTCACCAAACAG ccTGGAAAGCCGAGTGAAGGAGACATTGCACAAAGCTTTCTGGGACAGTCTGAAAGAACAGCTCTCTGCTAGTCCACCAGACTACACGCATGTGATCCAACTGCTACGGGAAATTAAAGAG ACCATACTGTCGCTGTTGCTACCACGGCACAGCCGACTGCGGAACCAGATTGAAGAAGCCCTGGATATGGAGCTGATCAGACAGGAGGCTGAGCATGGGGCTCTGGACATCCCCAATCTCACCACGTACATTCTAGGTACAATGGCGATGCTGTGTGCACCTGTCCGAGATGAGGAAGTGCAGAGACTACAGGGTGTGAGAAACCCAGTTCAGCTGCTCAG GGAGATTGTCCGGGTGCTAGACCTGATGAAAATGGACATGGTGAATTTTACCATCCAGAGCCTCCGGCCCCACCTGCAGGATCACTCTGTCCAATATGAGCAGAAGAAATTCCAGGAGCTCCTTGCCAAGCTGCCCA ACAGCCTGGATCATACAACTGAGTGGTtacacaaagcagcagcagaagtctcTGCATCTTCTCTGTCATccccatcccatcctgaggtCCATGGATCACCCGTTCCACTTTCACTGGGGGCTGTCAGCAGGAGCTCAGCTACACCAAGTCCCATGTCTGTGTTAAACCAGGGATACATGAATCTACTCCACTGGGAGCCAGGCACAGAGAAATACCCTGAG ACTCTGTTGATGGACCAAGCCCGGCTGCAGGAGGTACAGTTGCAAGTGAATCAGCTAACAATCATAGCTGCAGTCCTGCTGGTGTCCAGCAGTGTGTGTGGAAGTGCCTTGTTCAGCTCGCCTGGGTTTGTAGATAGGCTGAAACGGGTAACAAAGGCCCTCTTGGAAGGGCTCCCTCACACAAG GCCAGATAAGGAGCATTGCAGAGGAGGACAATGCAGTGCGGAGCGTAATTG A
- the TCP11 gene encoding T-complex protein 11 homolog isoform X7 → MELIRQEAEHGALDIPNLTTYILGTMAMLCAPVRDEEVQRLQGVRNPVQLLREIVRVLDLMKMDMVNFTIQSLRPHLQDHSVQYEQKKFQELLAKLPNSLDHTTEWLHKAAAEVSASSLSSPSHPEVHGSPVPLSLGAVSRSSATPSPMSVLNQGYMNLLHWEPGTEKYPETLLMDQARLQEVQLQVNQLTIIAAVLLVSSSVCGSALFSSPGFVDRLKRVTKALLEGLPHTRFQEALLDISNHVHQEVTECLLQLGYPAFTDDKSASLKGQIRSIAEEDNAVRSVIEQRIHSFLNLHLSPSAQNSRSLPKGLAPIEEELLEVGHRFGSMIHHNRQVYGPYYLGILKKVLPEPEAGIDSF, encoded by the exons ATGGAGCTGATCAGACAGGAGGCTGAGCATGGGGCTCTGGACATCCCCAATCTCACCACGTACATTCTAGGTACAATGGCGATGCTGTGTGCACCTGTCCGAGATGAGGAAGTGCAGAGACTACAGGGTGTGAGAAACCCAGTTCAGCTGCTCAG GGAGATTGTCCGGGTGCTAGACCTGATGAAAATGGACATGGTGAATTTTACCATCCAGAGCCTCCGGCCCCACCTGCAGGATCACTCTGTCCAATATGAGCAGAAGAAATTCCAGGAGCTCCTTGCCAAGCTGCCCA ACAGCCTGGATCATACAACTGAGTGGTtacacaaagcagcagcagaagtctcTGCATCTTCTCTGTCATccccatcccatcctgaggtCCATGGATCACCCGTTCCACTTTCACTGGGGGCTGTCAGCAGGAGCTCAGCTACACCAAGTCCCATGTCTGTGTTAAACCAGGGATACATGAATCTACTCCACTGGGAGCCAGGCACAGAGAAATACCCTGAG ACTCTGTTGATGGACCAAGCCCGGCTGCAGGAGGTACAGTTGCAAGTGAATCAGCTAACAATCATAGCTGCAGTCCTGCTGGTGTCCAGCAGTGTGTGTGGAAGTGCCTTGTTCAGCTCGCCTGGGTTTGTAGATAGGCTGAAACGGGTAACAAAGGCCCTCTTGGAAGGGCTCCCTCACACAAG GTTTCAAGAAGCTTTGCTGGACATCAGCAATCATGTGCACCAGGAAGTTACTGAGTGTCTCTTGCAACTGGGTTACCCTGCTTTCACAGATGACAAATCTGCTTCCCTTAAAGGCCAGATAAGGAGCATTGCAGAGGAGGACAATGCAGTGCGGAGCGTAATTG AGCAGCGGATTCATTCATTTCTCAACCTTCATCTGTCTCCTAGTGCCCAGAACTCTCGCAGTCTCCCAAAAGGCCTTGCTCCAATTGAGGAAGAACTGCTGGAAGTTGGCCACAGGTTTGGCAGCATGATTCATCACAACAGGCAGGTGTATGGACCCTACTACCTGGGAATTCTAAAAAAagttctcccagagccagaagcAGGAATAGATTCTTTCTAA
- the TCP11 gene encoding T-complex protein 11 homolog isoform X2 yields the protein MPNPGEKAPPSDCSDPEGMPCRPRRARQAQESHDGDVPSLCPPRLPTSSPPQVLSMAELLETAQEVSRMTIAHEIVVNRDFKLQEVNFSPNSLESRVKETLHKAFWDSLKEQLSASPPDYTHVIQLLREIKETILSLLLPRHSRLRNQIEEALDMELIRQEAEHGALDIPNLTTYILGTMAMLCAPVRDEEVQRLQGVRNPVQLLREIVRVLDLMKMDMVNFTIQSLRPHLQDHSVQYEQKKFQELLAKLPNSLDHTTEWLHKAAAEVSASSLSSPSHPEVHGSPVPLSLGAVSRSSATPSPMSVLNQGYMNLLHWEPGTEKYPETLLMDQARLQEVQLQVNQLTIIAAVLLVSSSVCGSALFSSPGFVDRLKRVTKALLEGLPHTRFQEALLDISNHVHQEVTECLLQLGYPAFTDDKSASLKGQIRSIAEEDNAVRSVIVPRTLAVSQKALLQLRKNCWKLATGLAA from the exons ATGCCTAACCCCGGAGAGAAGGCACCCCCCAGCGACTGCAGTGACCCAGAGGGCATGCCCTGTAGGCCCAGGAGAGCGAGGCAGGCCCAGGAGAGCCATGATGGGGATGTGCCCAGCCTCTGCCCACCACGGCTGCCAACGT CCAGCCCTCCACAAGTTCTTTCCATGGCAGAACTACTAGAAACAGCACAAGAGGTTTCCAGAATGACCATTGCACATGAGATTGTGGTGAACCGTGACTTCAAATTGCAAGAGGTCAACTTCTCACCAAACAG ccTGGAAAGCCGAGTGAAGGAGACATTGCACAAAGCTTTCTGGGACAGTCTGAAAGAACAGCTCTCTGCTAGTCCACCAGACTACACGCATGTGATCCAACTGCTACGGGAAATTAAAGAG ACCATACTGTCGCTGTTGCTACCACGGCACAGCCGACTGCGGAACCAGATTGAAGAAGCCCTGGATATGGAGCTGATCAGACAGGAGGCTGAGCATGGGGCTCTGGACATCCCCAATCTCACCACGTACATTCTAGGTACAATGGCGATGCTGTGTGCACCTGTCCGAGATGAGGAAGTGCAGAGACTACAGGGTGTGAGAAACCCAGTTCAGCTGCTCAG GGAGATTGTCCGGGTGCTAGACCTGATGAAAATGGACATGGTGAATTTTACCATCCAGAGCCTCCGGCCCCACCTGCAGGATCACTCTGTCCAATATGAGCAGAAGAAATTCCAGGAGCTCCTTGCCAAGCTGCCCA ACAGCCTGGATCATACAACTGAGTGGTtacacaaagcagcagcagaagtctcTGCATCTTCTCTGTCATccccatcccatcctgaggtCCATGGATCACCCGTTCCACTTTCACTGGGGGCTGTCAGCAGGAGCTCAGCTACACCAAGTCCCATGTCTGTGTTAAACCAGGGATACATGAATCTACTCCACTGGGAGCCAGGCACAGAGAAATACCCTGAG ACTCTGTTGATGGACCAAGCCCGGCTGCAGGAGGTACAGTTGCAAGTGAATCAGCTAACAATCATAGCTGCAGTCCTGCTGGTGTCCAGCAGTGTGTGTGGAAGTGCCTTGTTCAGCTCGCCTGGGTTTGTAGATAGGCTGAAACGGGTAACAAAGGCCCTCTTGGAAGGGCTCCCTCACACAAG GTTTCAAGAAGCTTTGCTGGACATCAGCAATCATGTGCACCAGGAAGTTACTGAGTGTCTCTTGCAACTGGGTTACCCTGCTTTCACAGATGACAAATCTGCTTCCCTTAAAGGCCAGATAAGGAGCATTGCAGAGGAGGACAATGCAGTGCGGAGCGTAATTG TGCCCAGAACTCTCGCAGTCTCCCAAAAGGCCTTGCTCCAATTGAGGAAGAACTGCTGGAAGTTGGCCACAGGTTTGGCAGCATGA